In Devosia litorisediminis, one genomic interval encodes:
- a CDS encoding uracil-DNA glycosylase yields the protein MTENHPLNHDEMLAVLDWYRAAGVDIAVGEEPVDRFAQRPPARPAATPPPTAMPGAAPPQRAVEPPAIGGDPGEARSLAASAKSLDELQALLENYDGCGLKLRATQLVFADGNPVADIMLIGEAPGAEEDRQGKPFVGKSGQLLDRMLAAIGLDRTKVYIANTVPWRPPGNRTPTPEEMALCLPFLHRQVELVAPKLVMTLGGPAMQTIFETTSGIIKMRGKWSGVTIGSHQVEAIPTLHPAYLLRNAPAKEQAWADMLSLKLKIEALGLGH from the coding sequence ATGACCGAAAATCACCCGCTAAATCACGACGAAATGCTCGCCGTGCTGGATTGGTATCGCGCCGCTGGCGTGGATATCGCCGTGGGCGAAGAGCCGGTCGACCGCTTTGCACAACGACCACCGGCCCGTCCTGCGGCTACACCGCCCCCCACTGCAATGCCGGGCGCCGCACCACCGCAGCGTGCCGTCGAGCCCCCCGCTATTGGCGGAGATCCCGGCGAAGCACGCAGTCTGGCGGCATCGGCCAAGTCCCTGGACGAGCTGCAGGCGCTGCTGGAAAACTATGACGGGTGCGGGCTGAAACTGCGGGCGACCCAGCTGGTGTTTGCCGATGGCAATCCGGTTGCCGACATCATGCTGATCGGCGAAGCGCCGGGGGCTGAAGAGGACCGGCAGGGCAAACCCTTTGTCGGCAAGTCGGGACAATTGCTTGACCGTATGCTGGCAGCGATCGGGCTTGATCGCACCAAGGTCTATATCGCCAATACCGTGCCTTGGCGTCCACCCGGCAATCGCACCCCAACACCCGAGGAAATGGCGCTCTGCCTGCCCTTTCTGCACCGACAGGTCGAACTGGTTGCACCCAAGCTGGTGATGACTTTGGGCGGACCCGCCATGCAGACCATCTTTGAGACCACAAGCGGCATCATCAAGATGCGCGGCAAGTGGTCCGGGGTGACCATTGGCAGCCATCAGGTCGAGGCCATCCCGACGCTGCATCCGGCCTATCTGCTGCGCAACGCTCCTGCCAAGGAACAGGCCTGGGCCGACATGCTGAGCCTGAAGTTGAAGATCGAGGCGCTCGGTCTGGGCCACTAG